The DNA segment caaggagggctcagataagttggcacaagacgttttagaaatctttaggcatgtggtcaaagcctatcttttaggtctgaatttcactaagcataaccgtttgtagcttcttgacttagacctgcgctttgcggacgaccacatatgttggcaccaaagcccaagatcaggaagcctcttagctacgagttgaaccactagaggctggtgaaggacaggttggcaatcacatgcatcacgactgctttatggaagtcatgccatcacagtgtttagaatgcattctcggagcaggtttccaagccaatggcacctgggttcccacttgcccatcttgcgcacctgtcagagtgtgtttttactctctcgagggaacggaacaccgttcacatgatgctgacgtagttgagcagcacaagaaGACGGGCTCTAtgccttacctccacgccatttcgcaccatcccaagaaagttgcaccaaagtatgatgttgctgttgtcttgactgCTAAAAGTAAGGtgggagccctttgcttcttcgttcaaactaggcttgatacaactacgggtaatcgtccgctatgcacagtggcagataaaaaatgttcaccacttgcaaaagtaaaccggttttttgcattccactgcctcgtagctgaaactactatgggcagacaagcagatatctgaatgtgcgcctggctgagagcactttcactgtatagagaggaaggcgaattttcaactgacactgcacgttcaatctcgtgaatgcaatcggaggatgACCTTTCtttttgcacgcctgatttctgcggcacatcagtggtttagggaagtgataaatctgtcctgatatagttgaggcttactacatcagtaaggctaaaaacaagtgcctggctaaaccgttggtgaaccttcactgtaaggaattagttttttagatggtttactagtacgtcagtgcctttcggttattgtttgccctctcactgctttggggtcttgtgtgcttgaatctctttgcaggtcttcttttgccactttccttcaataaaatttcagttgttagaccagcctcatcttgtgctcatctcttctcctgttttgtgtcttccggctggttttaagatgtaatactgaatgccgaaagaaagccattttagagtcaagtgcacttataatggccacagctataatgaatgttcatttattacaaaaaatagtgcttacttcattaatttatgcatgaagtatatgacactgcatcaaaataaaaaaaggactaagcctctaaccctcatggccaaactgcagttacagcaaacaaaaggacaccataaacctaccccacatgcaaaagcttgcactacaggccaatgcagaaataagatcagattacttcccaaactacATGACACTGCcgcgcaaagtaaagattgtgacaggcaataaaggagcaacaaaaaagcaaactgtaggtagcagccaatctcatgcagacaagctacaaggtcaggccaacatagacatggaagaaatttgaaaaaaaaaagccacaacaagcacataatttttaaggttttcacagccctttaaatggcaaatactttcctgaaaaaacataacagaagcggcaattttttttcggcaatcaatttttttcatgacttcattattcttgaagcatgggcgggcatagagtagtcagattagtgcatgcgttcctaagcaatgccatgccaaaaactgtacttacagaaaaagcttgccttactgagtgaataccactggccatccactaatttcccagcctgctccaggtccctggcaaaaatcacacgcaacttggtggcttgcacaacttccatgcaactcttggtctttagctggaaaaaaaattgagggatcagtgagatataaaattttacatgcattgctttgttgcaatgaccgactaagaaagaaacagcggtttctgtgagcgcaactattttttcacactagctttctacagtaaaccacgtttatcgcgacctaattcacactgacttgctgcacggccccagcactactgtgtatagctctatggtttcaaatgcttgttagctctgagcccttgggcttgcactcgttaatgcagaaaacctcggaaagggcaaccagagcttcgagctttaagccataggtattcagaagctcagtggtctgtgggagaacttttggctgggtgacacagtagcaaatgcttctccagctactttcactccattgcaaaaaactcgcacagcagagacctgccctccattttgcattgcagaaacaatcactgaaattcaaagcacgcatactaaatgcacacctaccttccaaaacagcttcataataatgggtataattattggaatgaaataccagtcagtacatgtagctttcagtttatccaaaaattataagcaaccgacaaacaataaacattaaaagagaaataaaataaccagaattgtttaaaacatctgtcagaagaattatgtgacatccacaacactccagcagttcttcgacATTGTGCACCTtaaaaccacactttcttacaggcatatttgcacagaaattgggttgaacctgatctttaagaatcttttttggtgcaacagtaggaagaaaccaggttttacccaaaattgaagcaccctacacattgcatcacaagcccagatggtgcacttgagtagcctcttatgcttatgcaagaaacaggaacagagatatcttgactaaataaaaaaaagaggaagtgcagtgcatgtgtaatgcagagaagatataagcaataccacaataaaacactgggaggattccaagagtaggtgaatgcatgaatgggtggcaatcaggtggctaaatgagattaggaaatttgagaaaaaagggtggtagcatgtggcacaggagacagttacctaaaatgaactagagaaccattgttctgcactaattttaacagcacattcacacgacagacaaaatcactaactccaggaacagactgagcatcatgcaactcaatgtcaatcaccattgcaaatggcaccagcaccgcagactgcacatgaggaaaagtagacatatttttgctctcaactttgagcagcagtcagctgcgcttttaggagcaaagctctaaagtacggcaacattggcactttgttttactgacatgagggtgcttgtgagcgtgcaagtcccatgtttgttttgcaccaaatgtgttaattgcgaggtatgtttaactaaagaggggcatctaacatgggcatcagctcattacttcccttctatatccctcccttatatcacggttcaagtgtccaccaaaatgtgagacagttactgttacatttccttgaattttccttcaactaattttaaatttttcaagtatacagctttaagaaggtagaggtacaaactgtgcagtataaccatatgctatggcaataaaccagcaataaatatgtgctgacagcagcttgcccagtgcattgcaaggatgctataccatacaaggattggtgtcatcgtgcaatgttacattactgactgacaatttggtctgtATGTCAGAAATACTgataaaccatcattgtagagcacaatgtttttaaaaggataaatgaacatataggtccttttcgagaacacatatgcataccaggcaacaggtgtgcaatgtcaaagcacgtttatgttaacagcagctgcgtcaagagctacatcagctactatattttgtacaagtctacagttccgttaattataagctgaggtactgctgtgaagtgcatgtagagtttcatgcatttctaaacctagctgcaagcctatattgaaaatatttttctacataggcagctaagatatgcatcactgaaaaagaataactaccatgaacggatcaggagggatgacacagccgaaggcaggaagcacgcatggcccaatagatgctggctgcTGGCAGCTGCAAATAAATatatccagagcaacagctgtcagtggctgtagccatgtcatgaatgacaagagaggaaatcgtctactgctttaaaaactaaacttagacgtaatgtaagtaaataaaaaaccaatgagctagcccatgacaaaacaaatgaacagattttatgtaatgcacccatatacattctttgagaagagtcacaatgactgttataaccacactgaaagatgagctggctgaaataccgcacaccaatttgaatataggatgtgcaggttttcattaattcctatcatggtgccttacaccaatgtctaggtattaaattgaaagttgcaaccagtatgccttggttaaatgagaagagagaatggaaaaaagcatgccttcactagaaagaagcttgatatctcaccgcacagcttggcatcatagaaaaatttctagcgcatttaacaaatctgcatacaattaaaacctgcacaaatttgtcgactggcaatgaaagtaaaggcaagagaaacaaaaaaataccaaagaacactcgtgagtgcggcgaggggaggtctgtgggtaggatcccgtgcctgggaagagttccgagctcggagaatcgccggcaccacagctgatggcacgcaaccaagaataaataacaaagcgaaaataagtaacaaaaaaaaaccatcgacaatggcgaacgacttgaatgcgggccacaaaagcgagggatatagcaaaaaggtagaaatcctaaataattgtgcagttgcatatccgacagctcgcagtgctcagaaggagaggaagcatcaacgtttacagctcaggagacgcaagttTGATCTAaatttgacataacactgcctcaaatcctgttccactggggaagcacagacaagtttacaaatgacaaggcgatatgaactagcctttcgcatgcgatcactgtctcaaaatttagtgTGACgtatattaaggcacaagcactaatccgatgagtactaaccctgagcaaaatagtgcggtgtctgatcgcagctggcctagcgcgagcgctccgccgcgcggcacttctcgctcatcgtcttctacgcagtgcaaatccatgcttttgcaccgagtgtcgaagcgctagcaagcgaaagcgtaactctgttgtgatatctggtgccgtttttatttaccacggcacgcgagtaataaatgcacataaagacaatgagaacaacccttgtcatgcaggatataggccctgcttttttggcgccgcattatagctgcggcaaccgcaggcggactgcctccactcacatccctatatagccgcatacaaatagcgcgtgtgaatacagatcattagcaaagaaacgcagagcgggactcaccggccatgcgattcatccaggctgagtaaaacggcgcaggagtcttcgttcccctaacagatgaaaagacgtcgcagcactcttcatggcttacccgttgaaactcgccaatgttgacaggccgaaatcctggtcgttggcttccaaaacacaatcctgctcaccttcctattgaatgagttcttcacacgtgtccgccgtacaagtactcaagcaatgcctcaaagaggcaaataatacaaaacacgacgtgacggttgcgctgcaatggcgccgacggcgaCGGCTGCgcttcgtgtcggtgaaaaattacaaccgacaaaaaaaatttgttttttaaaccatgaatacttatattatcttcacaaaaaagacactgcatttattttaaattaattttacattatttaaaaatactaaagcgctttcagatactttttctggcatgtcgtttgtagaagctgcgatcctgtgatcccgtgaagtgacccggatgtcctagcagacgacggagcagatgacggagcagacgacggtgttgacagaatgcaatttcgtttgatgccagataaaatcactaagttgcgacaaaaacagcgaagaaaagcgccgtatctcaagctggcgaatatcgtggataagttgaacgcaattggcacgatggagagtagctgcgatgcattaatttgcgcgacactggcacgctcaccggagatcatgaaacttaacagcttaatcggtgaccagtacaagcggagtgctttgatatcaactgcgttacgaaactacgtcgatacttgcgtctcactttagctaatatgcaacagtggctagcactcgccgcatcctgatcgcgtgtagtttaacaagcaagagcccactagcgcatcgaagcaggcgtgttttcgatctcgtatcgttacgaaaaatacgagttgtttcggcacgtactggaattgaagttctcagcctgtgcgtcacggacggtgacgatggcgtcacggacgatcttaactaagactcgccgcaaagcagccgataacccaagcatatgtgcgttaaaggttgttcaccagtagtgcaagcgtgggcataaagtatcgctcagtcgcagcgccagtcgctcgcttctcgattttccagccttccgagtgaaggtcgcaagctgttgagccaatcagtgagccagcgggagtgagcgaggcgagctttcgggaacgacgccgcccgcgggcgcgccgggcaatgaactacgcgctaccccctggctgccctagttgtcgctaagcctagccggtttcgcatagatgcagcagctgagtgcacttcgaaactggctagcgctgaggtgctgctctcgtcatcgttttactgtgaacctcgtctcatagtaaaacaaagatatgctcggtttccgcgacaccttcaggagcggagccagctgaggccaagggagccgcgattgagcagcagcaattaaaggcgccgtggggagacatttgtttgtattcctgttatcgcttctaccaacgactcgatattggccaacgatactccatccgacggcttagtatggacttgaacaaacattactgtcgcatttttctgacgctggcggccggtattcaggctggcatgccgcgcccgtacgttatcatgtcgctcaactgtagggccgtggtgcacatcaaaacccccagacatcctccttttcgctcagattgtcatagcgcacagtcacactgggaccagagtagtttagaggaccgagcgcgggtgcacagaagctagactgtgtcaaagcaggcgaaactctttaaagcgcgcggttgatgtcagttcaaactcgccggccgccgcatttcaccttcggctgcatacgctgctgtctatatttagcgacattttcgtgtcaccatcatgaaattttcagtgaaggcaatgaacgacatcgtaaagtatttttttttgctattttatgataagcaccacgtcactgccgctaaaaaaaattctccgccaacactgcatcagcgttggacttaagagcgttagctacgagagcttcaagtgtttagatcggggtgctagatcgggtgctcagcaaacgtggagaagacaaaatacaaacatctgagggcatttcgtttcggaaacattcgttctaagatacaagcagcgtcatctacttcaaagattttgcactactattgcgatttacagccaccttcgccatatccggtatgtttcctccttatatatcagttaacgaattttataaacgtgtgcattacaagaAGGTGAATTGTTTGACTGCATCCggaactctctgcgacaaacgattaggccttatggctgtctggaagtccccggaatgcacggtttgggggcgaaaaggtcgtcggtgcgaatcccacacatattttgggcttcatctaaatatttattttatcctcaggaacatgacaagtcaaatgacaccacttcgatcgttatgcgtcaaacgggcggcccccaaatttgatgcaaatatggggtccccggggttccacttcgatagccgctatactggcatatgtaaaacggatcgaaggtatctgtgacaactgaggctctacgcgcccgctgttgctatgtgatatagtgtggtaactgtcttggctaatttgaccttccctgcagacagacgtgtccttgacaaacgtaagtagtaagagctgacgctcttaaaactgaaacgcgcggaaaaatgatatcggggttgctttgaacatttatacagagaactgcgtgcatgtacacacatgctgcctttgtgtagccggatggttatggcgagtaattttccctgattgacgattaacgacattcttttccgcgacgcatagaagcgtacttggttttttctgcgcatatagtagtagcggtacattatgttacatggcttgaacatgtcacagaagccaagaggacactgactttcagtagcgccattcgacttgcgcacaccgattggtgtgcaggcgctgtcgtggcggcagctacatgccgccaccgcaagagcgtgcggatacgttggcaccgctggcttcgccgcttgtgcatacagctttttgggctttcaaagccgcattatactcttgagcatgcactactttcgtcacattgtcatgtgggaacagaagggaattaggtgagtgctcgagcagtgcctctcctctaagccaattctcgttcggtgagagagccaggtcgcgggaagcgagttgaaaactcgattcgccaatgtgaatgagcacttcatttcgctcggtgcccgtcaccaacagaccagagcacctcgcatcctcttcgcgactcgccacagtgaacgcgctttgaagcatctttggtcaatttgatcctatcgctgtcacacgaccgcacgacagtatttctagaattctgcagtaaaataattaccctcaccaggaatctgtcgtatgacacaatccacgacaggtatctgtcgcgtgactcatcccacgacaggtatctgtcgcgcggcatatcccacgacaagctgttgtgtcgcgcgacaggccgcactacaggtacttttgtcgcgtgaaaagaggcgcgctagaagtctgtcgcgcgactgaacccacgacaggcaactttgctgaggcacgcaatctctgtcgcgcggcacgactcccactgtcacgcgacagtacctgcgacagaaacctgtcgcgcgacaaatgctgcgacagggaccttcttcgcacgacaaaatgcaggaaagatgtctgtcgtgcggcagaacctactacaaacaacgttgtcgcgcgaaagaacccacgacacgaagcttgtcgcacgacacaaggcacgacaaga comes from the Amblyomma americanum isolate KBUSLIRL-KWMA chromosome 1, ASM5285725v1, whole genome shotgun sequence genome and includes:
- the LOC144097976 gene encoding uncharacterized protein LOC144097976, which gives rise to MNRMAAVVPAILRARNSSQARDPTHRPPLAALTSVLCCQQPASIGPCVLPAFGCVIPPDPFMLKTKSCMEVVQATKLRVIFARDLEQAGKLVDGQWYSLSKASFFSKTKTIFLGSWAMYLGTCGQDNAGRHASASSKKKHETVNKY